A single genomic interval of Ovis aries strain OAR_USU_Benz2616 breed Rambouillet chromosome 9, ARS-UI_Ramb_v3.0, whole genome shotgun sequence harbors:
- the LOC101108663 gene encoding cytochrome b-c1 complex subunit 7, giving the protein MAGRPAVSASSKWLEGIRKWYYNAAGFNKLGLMRDDTIHENDDVKEAIRRLPENLYNDRVFRIKRALDLSMRQQILPKEQWTKYEEDKFYLEPYLKEVIRERKEREEWAKK; this is encoded by the exons ATGGCGGGCCGGCCAGCTG TTTCAGCATCAAGCAAGTGGCTGGAGGGTATTCGAAAATGGTATTACAACGCTGCCGGGTTCAATAAACTGG GCTTAATGCGAGATGACACAATACATGAGAATGACGATGTAAAAGAAGCCATAAGAAGGCTTCCTGAGAACCTTTATAATGACAGAGTGTTTCGCATTAAGAGAGCACTGGACCTCAGCATGAGGCAGCAGATCCTGCCTAAAGAGCAGTGGACAAAATATGAGGAG GATAAATTCTACCTTGAACCGTATCTGAAAGAGGTTATtcgggaaagaaaagagagagaagaatgggCAAAGAAATAA